The genomic stretch ACGAACGAGACGACTACGGACGGGAGATCGAAAAAATGAACAAAGACAGGTCCAAGGCATGCAAACCGGTTCGTTTCGTGGATCTGGCGAACATCGCTGAAAACCAGGAGACGCTGGACCACAAGTCCTTCAACGACGCCTTCGGGCTCCCCGGCCATCTGCGGATGTCGGTGGGCCGGCTGGCCCCCGGTGGGAGCGTGGAGCACCACCGGCACTTCACCATGGAGGAGGTCTACTACCTGATGAAGGGCCGCGCCATGGTGAGAGTCGATAACGATGAGTATGAGGTGGAGGAGAACACGGCCATCTACTTTCCTCCCGAGCCCATGCGGTCGGTCTACAATCACACCGACGAGGACTGCTGGTGGCTCTTCGTCGGAGCCCCACCCGATGTGAAGCCGCAAGATCAGAAGTAACGACGCTCCGGCCACGCCGCCGCCGGATTCCGAATTGGAGGAGTCATGTATTTGAAACACCGGGTCCACCTGTATCTCTTCGTTCCGCTGGTCCTTTGCCTGGCCGCTGGTTGTTCCGGCAGCGGACCGGGCACGCCCGAGCCCGACGGATTCCGTTTCGAGACGGTTCCGGGAGTGGTCCGCGGCGAGGCGCCGCTCCTGGCCATCGATGACCACCTGTTGCCGTTTTGGCGGAACGTCTCCCTCTACTATTCCAAGCCGGAGGTGAGGCTGGAGCCGGTATTGACCCCCAGCCGCGACGATCCCGACAAGCCGGATTACATCGGGACCCATTTCTACGGGACGGTCCTCTTCGACGAGGGCAAGTACCGCATGTGGTACTACCCCCTGGGGACGGGAGAAACCGAATCGGGGTTCACCGTAGGGCCGGTCGCCTACGCCGAGAGCGACGACGGGATCCACTGGGTGAAGCCGAACCTGGGACAGGTGGAATACAAGGGGAGCCGCGAGAACAACCTTCTGGATCTGCCCGGGGAGCGGATGTACGGCGGTCACGTCCTCAAGGATGAGGAGGAACCGGATCCGGAGCGCCGCTACAAGATGGTTTACAACCTCCACAACGGCACGACGTGGGTCTTCCGGACGGCTACAAGCCCCGACGGAACTCACTGGAAGGTCAAGGACCGGGATGCCGTCGACAAGTTCATCGAGATCGCGGGGGTCTACAAGCACAACAATTTCTATGCGGTCCACGGCCAGGCCGTCGGGCACAGCGAAGGGGGCCATGCCCATGGGCGCCAGGGTTACGCCGCCGTCTCGGCCAATTTCGACGACTGGGTATCGGGGTACGCCCCGGCGTTTCTGATCCGGGAGCCGGAGGACCCCGCCCAACGGGGCGGTCGCAAGCCCTACGATCAGGTGCATCTGGGCATCGGAGCCCGCAGCTACGGCAGCGTCCTGGTGGGCCTGTTCGGGCTCTGGCACAACTTCCCGGGAGACACGACCCGGAACGTCCCGGCGGCCTGGTTCGGACACGGCAAGATCTCGGCCGACTTCGGCCTGGTGGTCAGCAACGACGGGATTCATTTCCGCGAGCCGGTGAAGGGGCACGTCTACCTGCATCGGGACGATTCGCCGGTGACCAACGATCCGGGAAAAAGCTACCCCACCATCCTCTGCCAGTCGGGCAACGGCATCCTCAACGTCGGCGACAAGACCCTCATCTACCACGGACGCTGGCGCAATGCCGAGTACGGTGAGGAGTACTACGCGGAAGTGGGGCTGGCCACGCTGCCCCGGGATCGCTGGGGCGCCCTGGGACTCTATCCGGAAGGATCGACGAGGCTGGACGAGCCCAAGGGCTGGGTCTGGTCCGCTCCGGTGACTCTGCCAACGGGTGGTTTCGAAGTGGTCCTCAACGCCGACCACGCCCGACTCATGAAGGTGGAGATCTCCGACGCCGCATTCCATCTGCTGCCCGGTTATTCGGGGGAGTCGAGCGGCGTTCCCCAGGGAGAGGGAGGACTCGACGTTCCCGTCCAATGGCCCGGAGGAGACCTGGCCGCCCTGGCGGGTCAGACGGTGCGCCTGCGGATCCACATGGAGCGAGGGGCGGACGCCGATCCCCGGCTCTACGTGGTCTACCTGAGGCAACTCGATTGAATGCGAGACGGCCGGAACCGGATCAGAACGAATACTTGAGCGCCACCTGGACCTGCCGGGCCGGCGAGGCTTCGCCCAGTGCGCCGAAATCGGCCGTGCCGAACTGGTTGACCCGGGCTTTCCGCCGGAGGACGAAGTTGGCGCGGTTGGCTGCGTTGAACATCTGCAGGCGCAGTTCCAGATTCTGGCCTTCGCTCAGCCGGAACGTGCGCCGGAGCGAGAGGTCCACGTTGGCCAGGCCGGGTCCCTCCACGGTGGTCCGGCCCGCGTTGCCGTAGCGGAAGCCGTCGGGACGCACGAAGGCCTCCGTGTCGAACCACCGGCTCGGCGTGCGCTGGTCCGGGGCCAGGTTCGGATTCCCGATCCGGTCCGGCCACTGGGAGAACTCGGATCCCACATCCAAGCGATCGCCCGGGAGATAGACGGTGAACCAGGGACCGTCCTGGAAACTGGAAATGACCTGCATGGACCACCCGCCCAGAACCGCACCCAGAGGCCCGGTCTGGAGGTAGGGCTTGCCCCGGCCGAAGGGGGGTTCGTAACTCGTTGTAATGACCAGCCGGCGCCGGAGGTGGAGTTCCGAGAGTCCGCGGTTGTGGTGCAGCGGCAGGTTCCGGCTCCTGAAATAGCGCCGTTCGTACGATCCTTCCCAGCCCCCGCCGTTGTTGATCTGGCTGGACCAGGTGAAGGAGCCGCTCAGGTGCAGTCCTTCCGCTCCGGGCCGCCTCTCCAACCGAAACTGCATGCCATGGTACCTGGAGTCGGCGTCGGCCATGGGAATGTGGACAGCCTGCAACCCGGGGAAGGGGCGGCGGGCCTGCCGGTCGCCGGTTCCCGGAAGAGCATCGTTGAGAGACACGGTATCCAACTGGTTCGCCGTATGGGAGCCCAGATATCCCGCCTCCAGCATCAGGAGAGGGGAGAACTTCTGCTGCAGCGAGAGGCCCCAGACGTGGGTCGAGGAGAGCGGGAGCGGACTCTCCACTCCGAAGATGGTGGGTACGGCCGATCGGGACAAGGCCGCCGGAAAGGGGTCGGACAGGCTCAGGACGGGAGTCTCCAGGGGAGCGTTGAAGGTGGAGCGGATGGCGCCCTCCCGCGGAGTCCGGGTCAGCCGGTAAAGCATCCCGGTGTCCAACTCGTTGGCATAGATGCCGTATCCAGCCCGCACCACGGAGTTGGTTCCCACCCTCCAGGCCAGTCCGGAGCGGGGCAGGAAACCCTCGCTCCATCTCCAGCTCACCAGGGGAATCCCGGCCGGATAGCGGCCCGTTTCACCCGGCTTCAGGTCGAGGTCCAGGGGCGGCGCCGCAATGGCGCCCCGATGGGGATCGAAATTGGACACGAAGCCTCGCTTGTCCTTCCAGGGGAATCTCCCCTCGTAGCGCAGCCCCAGGGTCAGGGTCAGCGTCGGGCTCAGCTTCCAGTCGTCCTGGAGGAACAGGTAAAGGCTGTTCTGGTGCAGGTTGGCCCGGTAGGACTCGCCCCCCAGAGACGTTCGGGCCGGATAGCCGAGAAGGAAGTCTCCCAGCGCGTGTCCGGTATAGCGGTCGAAGAAGTAGAACCGGGAGCGGGCCTCCATGTTGATGAACATGTAGTGTTGGCGGAACTCGGCCCCGGTCTTCAGCGAGTGGTCGCCCCGCTGGAAAGAAATCTGTTCCTTGATCTGCCAGTTCCCGGTGATGGAGTCGCCCTGAAGCTGGATGTCGCCGAGATTGGTGTAGCCCTGGACCTCCACGATGGGAATTCCCATTCGATCCACGACGTTGTCTTGGAGCTGGCGGATCCCCAGCGCCGCCGAGGCCTCCGGTTTGGGATTGGAAGGCGCCGCGTAGTAGGGCCTGCGTGTCCAGTGGATACTGGCCACGTTGGTGAGGCCACTCGCCAGGGTCCTCGTGTTGGTGATGCTCTGTCCGTAGGCGCGGAGAGGCTGGGTGGCGGAAAATGCAGAGATCGCGCGCACGGTGACGTAGGGTCCTGAATTCCAGACGAAGCGCCCCGACCAGCGGCTCTGTTCCGAATCCTTGAAATCGATCCGCGTAATGAACTGCGGGTTGTCATACGGGGCGAAGGAGTCGGGGCTGGTGAAATTGAGCGCGCGCAGCGTGTTTGGCCGGGGAAAGAAGGCCAACAGCCGGGTCGCCACCGGATTGATCCTTTCCGGAGGAATGGCGTTGTTGGGGAAGAGGTTTCCGGTAGCCGGATCCCTCAACGGTCTGGAGAAACGGCCCTCCCTCTGTTCGAGGGTGGGGACGACTCCAGTCAGCGGCCGAATCTCCCGGATCGACTCGAGCTGGTACGAGACGAAGAACCAAGCCCGGTCCCGCCCGTCCATCAGGTGGGGAATCCGGATCGGCCCCCCCAGGGTGGCGCCCACCTGATTGCGCTTGTACTCCTGCTTCTCGTGCTCGAAGAAGTTGCGGGCGTCCAGGTTGTCGTTGCGGTGAAACCAGAACAGGTTGCCGTGATAGTCGTTGCCGCCGCTGCGGGTGACCGCCACGATCTGGCCACCGGGCCGGATTCCGTACTCGGCCCCGTAGAGGCCAGTCTTGACCTCGAACTCCTGCAGGGCGTCGGTGCTGGGCTTGAAGTTGGAAAAACGGGGAAACAGAGACCCGTCCACGTAGGTGACATTGTCCCGTTGCCGCATGCCCTGGACCCGGATGTTCCCCATGGCGCTCCCGGTGGTGCTGGTGCTGCTGGCCGGCGCGGTCCCTGGCGCCAGGGTTGCCAACTTGGTGAAGTCGCGATCGTTCAGGGGCATGTCTTCCAGCTTCTTGCGGCCGATGACCTCTCCCAACTCCGCGTTTTCCGACTCCAACTGGAGAGCCTGCGCCAAGGTTCGGCGGACTTCCGCCGAGTCTCCGGACAACAGATGGAAGTCCTGGCGAACCGTCTGCCCTATCTGGAGCAGGACTCCGGTGCGAACCTCCGTCTGGTAGCCGGCCAAACTCACGTGGATCTCGTATTCGCCGACGGGGACCCCGTCCACACGGTAGTTGCCGTTCGCCGCGCTCAAGGCCACGAAGACCTCGTTGGTCTGGATCCGGGTCAGGGTCAGCTCCGCGCCGCTCAGAATTTCGTTCTGACCGTCCCGGACGGTTCCCAGAAGTGTCCCCGTGCCCGTTTGTGCCATGGAGGGACTTCCGGTCAGGAGCAGCAGTCCTGCAGCCAGAACCAGGATGGGAAAAAGGGAGCGCAGCGGCGTGTGCATCTTCGGTGCCTGGTAGGGTCCAGAATAGCACGAAACCCCCGCCATCCTGGGCGTTTCACTGGAATTCACAAGGTCAGATCGTTGCTTGAGCAGTCCAATGCCTCCCATGAAGTCGATCGACACATTTCGACTCGATTAAAGTATTCATTTTGAAGAGTGTTACACCATAGAATACGGGTTCGGCGACCGCGTGCATGTAGTCGGTGTGACTTCCAGGTTCGGATAGGATCGTATTTCCAGGAGCCTTCCAAAAATGAGCATTCGTCATCGAATCGGATTGATGGTCCCCTCCACCAACACCACCTGCGAGGGGGACTACCAACTGGTGGCGCCCAAATCCATGACGGTTCACGGGCAACGGCTCTGGCTGACCAACGACTCCATGGGCGAAGACGGCATGGAGAGGATGAACACGGACATCGAGAGCGGCGCCCGCTACTTGTCCACGGCCCGGGTGGACGCCATCGTCTATGCCTGCACCACCGGGAGTTTCTTCAAGGGCGCCGGCTGGGATCGGGACATGCTCGACCTCATCGAGCGAACGGCGAAGGTTCCCGCCATCGGTACCAGTCCGGCCGTGGTCGAGGCGCTGCGCTTCATGGGCGCCCGCAAGATCTCCGTGGCCACCCCCTACCCGGATTGGAGCAACCGGAGACTCCGCACCTACCTGGAGACCGCCGGTTTCACGGTCCTCAACGTGGAGGGCGAGCCGGTGGCGGTGGGCGCCGGCCAGCAGGGGATCAACGATCAGGATCCGGAATCGGTGGTGAGGTTCGCCTCCCAGGCCTGCCGGCCCGAGGCCGATCTGCTCTTCTGTTCCTGCACGGCCTGGCGGTCGCTGGAAGTGGTGGAGGAACTGGAACGGATCACGGGCCGTCCCGTGGTGACCTCCAACCAGTCCACGATCTGGGCCTGCTTCCGGAAGCTGGGACTGACCGGCCCCATCGAAGGGTACGGCAGTCTGCTTCGGCGGATGGATCACTGAACCGGTCGTTCGCCCGGACCGCGTAAGCCCTTCTCGGACCGGTGTTCCGCTCCGGACCATTCGGTATATCCTGGGACCCATGAGAATCGATGCCATCGAAGTGGTCCACGTGGCCATGCCGCTCATCTATCCCTGGCGGACCGCCTACGGTGAGGATGCGTCCGTTCAGTCGGTCCTGGTCCGGATGGAGTCGCAGGGGCTGGCGGCCTGGAGCGAGGCGGCTCCACTGGCCGCTCCCCAGTACCTGCCGGAATGGGCGGGAGGCGTCTTCGCCTGCATCCGGGACTGGTTAGCCCCGATCCTGGTGGGACAGGAGATCGCCAGCGGGGAGGAACTTCAGGCCCGGCTTGCCTTCGTCAAGGGAAACTCGTTTGCCAAGGGCGGCCTGGACAGTGCCTGGTGGGTGCTGGAGGCCATGCGCCGGGGAGTACCGCTCTACCGGCTCCTGGGAGGACGGCGTTCGCAGGTCGACGTGGGAGCCGACTTCGGAATCATGGACTCGGTGGACGATCTGTTGGTTGCCATCGACCGGGCTGTGGTGGCGGGTTTCAAGCGCACCAAGCTCAAGTACGGGCCGGGATGGGATCTGCCCATGTTGAAAGTGGTCAGGAAGAACTTTCCCGATCACACCTTCCACATCGACTGCAACAGCGGCTACCGGCTCTCGGACCTGAAGATGTTCCGGGAGATCGACCAGTTGGGCCTGGCCATGATCGAGCAGCCGCTGCAGTACAACGACTTGGCGGACCACGCCCGGCTCCAGGAGGAGCTGCAAACGCCCGTCTGCCTGGATGAGAGCGTGACCTCCCCCGACAAGGCCCGGAAGGCCATCGAAATGGGAAGTTGCCGGATCGTCAACATCAAGACCTGCCGGGTCGGAGGACTGACGCCGGCCCTGGAAATCCACAACCGGTGCCAAGAGGCAGGGATCCCCTGCTGGATCGGGTCCATGTTGGAGAGCGCCGTGGGCGTGCGGGTCAACCTGGCCCTGTCCACGTTGGAGAACTTCACCTACCCCGCCGACCTTTTTCCCACCAGCCGTTTCTACCGGAAGGACCTGGGCCGTCCCGAAGTGTTCCTGGATCAGGGGCCTTCAGGCGAACCGGTCATGAGCCTGTCGGAGGAGCCGGGCCACGGAACCGAGCCGGATCCGGCCATGCTGGAGGAGTGTACGGTCGCCCGCGCGACGATCACGGCGTGACGCCGGACCGGGAACGGCAGCTTCCAGCCGCCGACTCTTGATCACGGAAGCGCAAACGCCACGAGCTTGCCGCCGAAGACCTTGTTGTACTTGTTTCCCCCACCGGCCGCGATGACGAGGAACTGCTTGCCGGTCTTGGGTCCCAGATAGCTCATGGGAGTGGCGTGGCCGCTGGCCGGCAGGCGCCGGACCCAGACCTCCTCGCCCGATTTCTTGTCGAAGGCTCGGATGCGGCTGTCGTTGGTGGCCGCGATGAAGACCAGCCCGCCGGCCGTCACAATGGGGCCGCCCAGGTTGGGGGCCCCGGTCTTGGGGATTCCGCGGCGCGTCAGTTCGTCGATCTCGCCCAGGATGGACTGCCAGCGGAACTCGCCCGTGTTGAGGTCGATGGCGGTCAGCGAGCCCCACGGCGGCTTCTGGCAGGGGTATTGGTTGGAATCCCAGAAGCGTCCGTACTTGGTGCCCCGGGCCCGGAAAGGGACCTTGGATCCCTCGGGCCGCTCCACCATCCGGACGAAAGCGCCCACGTCCATGGAGTTGATGTAGAGCACCTGGGACTCGGGATCGAACGCCGCCCCGCCCCAATTGGATCCGCCGTTGGTCCCCGGAAACATGACGGTCAGCTCGCGGCCGATGGGCCGGAACAGCGGGCCCTCCACATAGGCGTCCTTGACCATTTCCAGGCACTCGGCGCGGGACTCCGGTGTGACGTCGGTGATCTCGTCCCGGGTCATTGCCTGGCGAACGAAGGGCGGCGGCTTGACGGGAATCGGCTGGGTCGGGGAGTAGTACTCGCCGGGGATGTCCCCCTGCGGCACCGGCCGTTCCTCGACTTCGAAGAGCGGTTCTCCCGTCTCTCGATGGAGCAGGAAGACGAACCCGGTCTTGGTGGTCTGGGCCACCGCCGGAACCGCCTTGCCGTTGCGGCGCACGGTGACCAGGGAGGGCTGCGAAGGCAGGTCCCAGTCCCAAAGGTCGTGGTGGATGGTCTGGAAGTGCCAGACGCGTTTCCCGGTTCGGCAGTCCAGGGCCACGATGGCGTCGCTGAAAAGGTTGTCCCCTCTGCGGTCCCCTCCATAGAAGTCGGTGCCGGGAGAGGTCAGGGGAACGAAGACCATCCGGCGCTCCTCGTCCACGCTCAGGTTGGACCAGGCATTGACGCCCGACCGGTCCTTCCATGAGTCTCCCTCCCAGGTGTCGTGCCCGAATTCCCCCGGACGGGGAACGGTGTGGAAGCGCCAGACCCTCCGCCCGGTCCGGGCGTCGACGGCCTGGATGTCGCCGCTCGGTCCCTGGGGTTCGCCGTCGGTGACCCAACTGCCGGCCACCACCACGTCGCCGCAGGGAGCCACCGGCGAGCCCAGTCCCCACCGGAGATGACCGTAGTCCCCCATCATCCCGCTCTTCAGGTCCACCATCCCCGAGGTCCCGAATTCCGGGTCGACTTTCCCGGTGGCCGCGTCCACCGAAAAGAGGCGGCCCAACTGGTCCCCCAGAAAGATCCGCTTGACCTTCCCATCGGTCCAGTGGGCGACGCCCCTGCTCTTGTACATGTTCACCCGCTCGCTGCGGTCGAACTTGGGATCGAACTCCCAGAGCTTCTTGCCCGTGTCCGGATCAAGCGCCAGGAGGCGGTGAAAGACCGTGGAGACGTAGAGGACGCCGTCCACCATCAGGGGCGTGGTCTGAAAGGAGGAGAAGGTGGGCAACTCGGAACCGTCGCTGAAGTCGCCCGTGTCGTAGACCCAGGCTTCCTTCAGGCGGCCCACGTTCTCGCGGTTGATCTGGTCCAGGGAGGAGTACTGCATCCCTCCCGGGTCCCCGCCGTAGGAGATCCATTCCCGGTCCTGGGCGGGAAGGAGTCCCTGAACCGGCAAGGTGACGAAGAGAAACAGGCGGAAAAAGGCCGAAGGGCGCGCTGTGCTCATGCGTTTCTGATAGCAGCGCGCCGAGAGGGAAGTCAAGGAAACAGGCGGGTGGCCGGTCCACGTTACTGAGGAATGCGAAGGGACTGACGCGGAGCGCTGTGTAAAGCGGCACGTTATCGTCGTGACGATCCTCATGACAATTCGCGGTCCTGTCGTCAATTGTCATGATCATTCGCGACACAGTTGTCAATTGTTCGCAATCGATCCAACGGTTCCGATTCAAGTCCGCGCCTTTCCCGAGATCAGGCTGGCGGCTCCACCCTCCCTGCGGTATAAAAACCGCCAGATGAGACGCTCCGGACCGCCCCCTCGCAGGGGCGTTCGCTACGAACCTCCCGAGAAGCCACCGCACCTGCTCTCCCTGGGACTCGGCCTTCAGCTCGTGATGCTGAACATCAGCGGAATCGTGCTGATCCCCAAGATCATCATCGAAGCCGCGGCCGTCGGCGAGGTCTACCTTTCCTGGGCC from Acidobacteriota bacterium encodes the following:
- the menC gene encoding o-succinylbenzoate synthase — protein: MRIDAIEVVHVAMPLIYPWRTAYGEDASVQSVLVRMESQGLAAWSEAAPLAAPQYLPEWAGGVFACIRDWLAPILVGQEIASGEELQARLAFVKGNSFAKGGLDSAWWVLEAMRRGVPLYRLLGGRRSQVDVGADFGIMDSVDDLLVAIDRAVVAGFKRTKLKYGPGWDLPMLKVVRKNFPDHTFHIDCNSGYRLSDLKMFREIDQLGLAMIEQPLQYNDLADHARLQEELQTPVCLDESVTSPDKARKAIEMGSCRIVNIKTCRVGGLTPALEIHNRCQEAGIPCWIGSMLESAVGVRVNLALSTLENFTYPADLFPTSRFYRKDLGRPEVFLDQGPSGEPVMSLSEEPGHGTEPDPAMLEECTVARATITA
- a CDS encoding cupin domain-containing protein is translated as MNKDRSKACKPVRFVDLANIAENQETLDHKSFNDAFGLPGHLRMSVGRLAPGGSVEHHRHFTMEEVYYLMKGRAMVRVDNDEYEVEENTAIYFPPEPMRSVYNHTDEDCWWLFVGAPPDVKPQDQK
- a CDS encoding pyrroloquinoline quinone-dependent dehydrogenase; the encoded protein is MSTARPSAFFRLFLFVTLPVQGLLPAQDREWISYGGDPGGMQYSSLDQINRENVGRLKEAWVYDTGDFSDGSELPTFSSFQTTPLMVDGVLYVSTVFHRLLALDPDTGKKLWEFDPKFDRSERVNMYKSRGVAHWTDGKVKRIFLGDQLGRLFSVDAATGKVDPEFGTSGMVDLKSGMMGDYGHLRWGLGSPVAPCGDVVVAGSWVTDGEPQGPSGDIQAVDARTGRRVWRFHTVPRPGEFGHDTWEGDSWKDRSGVNAWSNLSVDEERRMVFVPLTSPGTDFYGGDRRGDNLFSDAIVALDCRTGKRVWHFQTIHHDLWDWDLPSQPSLVTVRRNGKAVPAVAQTTKTGFVFLLHRETGEPLFEVEERPVPQGDIPGEYYSPTQPIPVKPPPFVRQAMTRDEITDVTPESRAECLEMVKDAYVEGPLFRPIGRELTVMFPGTNGGSNWGGAAFDPESQVLYINSMDVGAFVRMVERPEGSKVPFRARGTKYGRFWDSNQYPCQKPPWGSLTAIDLNTGEFRWQSILGEIDELTRRGIPKTGAPNLGGPIVTAGGLVFIAATNDSRIRAFDKKSGEEVWVRRLPASGHATPMSYLGPKTGKQFLVIAAGGGNKYNKVFGGKLVAFALP
- a CDS encoding aspartate/glutamate racemase family protein, with the protein product MSIRHRIGLMVPSTNTTCEGDYQLVAPKSMTVHGQRLWLTNDSMGEDGMERMNTDIESGARYLSTARVDAIVYACTTGSFFKGAGWDRDMLDLIERTAKVPAIGTSPAVVEALRFMGARKISVATPYPDWSNRRLRTYLETAGFTVLNVEGEPVAVGAGQQGINDQDPESVVRFASQACRPEADLLFCSCTAWRSLEVVEELERITGRPVVTSNQSTIWACFRKLGLTGPIEGYGSLLRRMDH
- a CDS encoding TonB-dependent receptor produces the protein MHTPLRSLFPILVLAAGLLLLTGSPSMAQTGTGTLLGTVRDGQNEILSGAELTLTRIQTNEVFVALSAANGNYRVDGVPVGEYEIHVSLAGYQTEVRTGVLLQIGQTVRQDFHLLSGDSAEVRRTLAQALQLESENAELGEVIGRKKLEDMPLNDRDFTKLATLAPGTAPASSTSTTGSAMGNIRVQGMRQRDNVTYVDGSLFPRFSNFKPSTDALQEFEVKTGLYGAEYGIRPGGQIVAVTRSGGNDYHGNLFWFHRNDNLDARNFFEHEKQEYKRNQVGATLGGPIRIPHLMDGRDRAWFFVSYQLESIREIRPLTGVVPTLEQREGRFSRPLRDPATGNLFPNNAIPPERINPVATRLLAFFPRPNTLRALNFTSPDSFAPYDNPQFITRIDFKDSEQSRWSGRFVWNSGPYVTVRAISAFSATQPLRAYGQSITNTRTLASGLTNVASIHWTRRPYYAAPSNPKPEASAALGIRQLQDNVVDRMGIPIVEVQGYTNLGDIQLQGDSITGNWQIKEQISFQRGDHSLKTGAEFRQHYMFINMEARSRFYFFDRYTGHALGDFLLGYPARTSLGGESYRANLHQNSLYLFLQDDWKLSPTLTLTLGLRYEGRFPWKDKRGFVSNFDPHRGAIAAPPLDLDLKPGETGRYPAGIPLVSWRWSEGFLPRSGLAWRVGTNSVVRAGYGIYANELDTGMLYRLTRTPREGAIRSTFNAPLETPVLSLSDPFPAALSRSAVPTIFGVESPLPLSSTHVWGLSLQQKFSPLLMLEAGYLGSHTANQLDTVSLNDALPGTGDRQARRPFPGLQAVHIPMADADSRYHGMQFRLERRPGAEGLHLSGSFTWSSQINNGGGWEGSYERRYFRSRNLPLHHNRGLSELHLRRRLVITTSYEPPFGRGKPYLQTGPLGAVLGGWSMQVISSFQDGPWFTVYLPGDRLDVGSEFSQWPDRIGNPNLAPDQRTPSRWFDTEAFVRPDGFRYGNAGRTTVEGPGLANVDLSLRRTFRLSEGQNLELRLQMFNAANRANFVLRRKARVNQFGTADFGALGEASPARQVQVALKYSF